A region of the Phaeodactylum tricornutum CCAP 1055/1 chromosome 1, whole genome shotgun sequence genome:
GCACCCGCCAAAAACTTGTGTGCTGCTGGCGTATCTTCCAAAGGCTTGTATTTCTGactttcttcctcttcgtcctcttctgACAAATAGAGACGGGTAACACGTCTAACTAGCTGGTTCTGCGTTTCATATGGCTCCTCATCTCGCACTTTCATCCCCGACAAAACATCCAGGGTGCTCTCGTACATATAAAAATTGATGGCAGAGTAGGGGAAGCGATGAAGTACGGATGTCATGTTGCCTCTCCATAGTGAGAGAACTCCACCTCGTTCGATGATCTTGCGAATACCTCCCGATAGGCTCATGGCAAACTTCGGTCGATGTTGTTTGGTTGTCAGCATCGAGTGCACTTGGAAAAGGATCGTGAGACGGCTGAAAGGTGCAGTAATGGTCTTTGCCACAGAACCAGCGATACCTCCACAAAACAGTTGCCGAGCGGCTTCGCTGGTTCGACTTTCAGCGAACTCGGCCACTGCCTTCGCGGGTGAGATGGGATGATGCTTAACGGAAGACACGGATGAAGTGACTTCGTCATCTTCAGCCAATCTACGTCTGGGCATACTGGTCTATTCAGAGATTCGTTGTAATTGTTGGTGCGGTTTTGAAATGAGGCCAAGGCATAcaaatacgacgacgacggagacCGGTAGCAGAATTTTTCGGCAGCAGCTGCACCAGCACTACAACTTGCCGTGCATCGGATCGCCCATATATTGGTAGTGATTGACTTTCACTTAACCGATTCAACGGAGGTCGGACGGACAAAACTACTGTGACAACGCTGTTTACATAAACTGTAACATCACAACATTGCAGTACCAATGTGAACATTCCTTTACACTCAGGCCTATACAAAGATGATAAAAGTAGCTATAGCAAAGGGTTTCCTTACCTAAACCTagcaaatgcagcaagcAGGAAACAAAGACATGCTCGTAATCTACTTCTCGGTATAGATGAATGCAATGCTAAATATAAGAATTTGACCCAACGGGCTTGCTCCGTCCACTATTCCTATGCTTTGGTCAAGTCCCAAATTGGGTATAATGCATACATGTTTATgcacaaaaagaagattcgGTGGCTCATGCATAGTATATATGCGTTAAGAGTAGCTTACAATCAAGTCCAGCGCTGCTGTAAATTTTGATCCCAATTGAGACCGTTTCGCTTTCGTCAATCTCATGAGACATCTTCTTGTCAACCAGCAACGGATACACAACCAAGTCACTGGTGAGAGCCACTCCCCACTCCATAAACTCTTCACGGGACTTTGTAAATTTTGAGATGACTGAGCCAATTTTCAGCGAAAAATCGAACTCAAAATCGCTCGGCAGATCCTCCAATCGAAGACGTCTCCCGTTGTGAAGGGCTACCGACCAATCAAATCGAGCAAGTATAATACCTTCTCGAATTTGAATGCGCATTTCCAACCAGCCGCTCTTTGCATGCCCAAGAATTCCAGCTTTGTAGTGATTGTAGTTGGCAAGTAGACAACGATTTCCAATAGCGCGATTACAGCGGGACTGAGACGAACCGTCGCAATAGCCAAGTGGAACATTGTACACTGTCCATTTACTGGTCGCAATCTGCATTTCACAATCAGGTATCAAATGTCTCGGGAATACATCATCGGTATCAGTGTCAACATCTGCAGAGTGTGAAGTTGTCAGGTCGTACTGGCTATTTATCCAGGcatcgtcatcattgtcctgATTGTCTCCACTGATGATGATGTCTTTATCTGATTCTGAGCTGAGTGAAGTAGCATTGGCAGCAATTGCTATCATATGAACATTTACCTGTTCTTCTGCTGTTTTCCATTGTAAGGGTACTACATCGACGCCACTATATAGCTCCTGCAAAAGCTCATGGTTGTCTCCCACTGAACTCGTGATTTGAGATCAAATGCTAGTATAAACTGGGTTGATACGCGGTGTCCATTCCAAGTACGCATGCAGCGCCATATGACACATCATCGGATCAACTGCGTTACACATCATCGGATCAACTGCGTTGAGGAATTCTTCGCAAGCCGGCACCTTTGCACTCTTCCCTGGTTTTTGTTCCAATGTCCAAACGCTTTCGCGAAGACTTTCGTACACATCTTGAACATGCCATTGCTTTTCGTCCAAAGGGGAGAGGCCCCTATCAGTTTCAGATTTCCATATCTTCAGCGCACTTTCCAAGCCGCGCAAAACTAGCATTGCAAGTTTTCTGCCCTCCAATTGATGCGTTTGCACACCCATATAATCTTGCTGAAATCCAACATTGGGTTCTTGCATGTCTTCCGGCACAAATCCCTTTCTTTCTATCCAGCATACAGATTTGTAGTGATTGCACAAGTGCTTCTCCAGTGCCTCTCGTACACAGTTCACATATTGACAAGTCGGATTTTGGGGCAAGCGTATGTGGCCATCCGAGATACGTGTTTTGCCGCAAATATTGACACCAGGTTGTATGTTCCCAACCCAGGCCTTCCCATTGGTATCAGTCATAAGTACCACTGGCTCAGGAGTCAGAATGATTGGCATGCGTTCGCCTGACAAAATTGCTTGCTTGTGCAGCAAGTCCATTTGGCCACAACTTTCCCTATGTGGACGTGCTGTGGTGTCGGAAATGTACCAGAAAATGTCCGCTTCGCCATACACGTTGGCTCCGCCCAAAGTTGAAACTGTCGTTGAGGCGTCCATTCCCATATTGCGTGAAATCAGGCGCACACCCAGCTTGCAAAAGACTGGTTCCATGATCCAATGAAACTGCATCACTTGAGACTGGAAAAAGTTGTTCCCGCGATAAGTACTGGCAGgtccaacgccaacaacaTAGAAATTGTCATGCATTATTATTGCGTGCAGCAGTTTCCGGATCAGGCCCTGCCAAGCATTCTTGTTCAGGTAGGCAATTCCCGACAAACGCTCTTTGGTCTTTTCATCAACGGCAACTTCATTGATCACGCGGAAATGATCCACAATTAAGCCTAACGTGGCATCCCGACGTCTATGGTAGGACTCTAATTTGCTCTCGGCAATATTATTGTCGGAATAACCGTACTCGGCAAAAATTCCCAATTTGACGCGTTCTACCAAAGCTTGAGCCTGCTGGAGAAAAGACTGGACATATGTTTTGTTCTTTTGCCAAGCATTGGCAAGAAGATCTGCATTGGGAATATCATGGTAGTTGTAATGATGATATTTGGGTACAGCGAGACCTTCAAAATTGGGTGGTTCCCACTGGCCATACTGAGCCGTGAGTGCCTCCATCTGTGTTTGGAAGCGCTTTTGCTCATTTTCACGAGATAAATCATCCATGTTGGCGTACAATGGACTAGCAAAGGGGGACAGGACGGAGTCGTGCCAGTATTCGCCGTTGTGGTTGTTGATGTTTTCCGCAGTCAAGGAGTGAACGGCCTAACGTTGATATTGGATTTGGGAAGCTTGTCGTCATTGACGTCGCTATTGCCGTCTTGTTGAAATTGCCCTGGATTTCTACTGCCACCAAAGGTCCCTTGATGGGGAGGTTTCAAGTCCATGACCGCTTGCTCAGCCTGCTGTTCAATACGTTTATGAGCAGCAAAACGGTGGCCAACAAAACGGACAAAAGAATGAAATTCCGCAGGGAGAAAGTACTGCCTACACCGTGTCATACAAATCCAAGGAAAATACAGTCACCTTCTTGGTCAGTATTTGCAAAGGCGTTGTTCCGGGCAGCCGCCATTTGTTGGCGAAAGTGGAGGGGCGTTCGACCCAAAGACGAAAGATCAGCCGTTTCGCGAACCAAGGAATCCTGTTCCGTCTCAACTTCCATCGGACTAAACTTGCGCGATGTGTAATTTCCATGAACAAAGTCGTTGTCCTCCTCGTCAATAGCTCCGTGGTCCATGATGATGTCGAATGCCACGCTCAGGAGTGTTGGTATCGGTTCTGGCGGGTGATTTCACTCCGTTCAATCTGAAGTTTTTTC
Encoded here:
- a CDS encoding predicted protein, which codes for MDHGAIDEEDNDFVHGNYTSRKFSPMEVETEQDSLVRETADLSSLGRTPLHFRQQMAAARNNAFANTDQEGDCIFLGFYFLPAEFHSFVRFVGHRFAAHKRIEQQAEQAVMDLKPPHQGTFGGSRNPGQFQQDGNSDVNDDKLPKSNINMEALTAQYGQWEPPNFEGLAVPKYHHYNYHDIPNADLLANAWQKNKTYVQSFLQQAQALVERVKLGIFAEYGYSDNNIAESKLESYHRRRDATLGLIVDHFRVINEVAVDEKTKERLSGIAYLNKNAWQGLIRKLLHAIIMHDNFYVVGVGPASTYRGNNFFQSQVMQFHWIMEPVFCKLGVRLISRNMGMDASTTVSTLGGANVYGEADIFWYISDTTARPHRESCGQMDLLHKQAILSGERMPIILTPEPVVLMTDTNGKAWVGNIQPGVNICGKTRISDGHIRLPQNPTCQYVNCVREALEKHLCNHYKSVCWIERKGFVPEDMQEPNVGFQQDYMGVQTHQLEGRKLAMLVLRGLESALKIWKSETDRGLSPLDEKQWHVQDVYESLRESVWTLEQKPGKSAKVPACEEFLNAVDPMMCNAVDPMMCHMALHAYLEWTPLGDNHELLQELYSGVDVVPLQWKTAEEQVNVHMIAIAANATSLSSESDKDIIISGDNQDNDDDAWINSQYDLTTSHSADVDTDTDDVFPRHLIPDCEMQIATSKWTVYNVPLGYCDGSSQSRCNRAIGNRCLLANYNHYKAGILGHAKSGWLEMRIQIREGIILARFDWSVALHNGRRLRLEDLPSDFEFDFSLKIGSVISKFTKSREEFMEWGVALTSDLVVYPLLVDKKMSHEIDESETVSIGIKIYSSAGLDCKLLLTHIYYA